The following are encoded in a window of Falco biarmicus isolate bFalBia1 chromosome 8, bFalBia1.pri, whole genome shotgun sequence genomic DNA:
- the SEC22A gene encoding vesicle-trafficking protein SEC22a, translated as MSMILSASVVRVRDGLPLSASTDYDQSTGMQECRKYFKMLSKKLSQLPDRCTLKTGQYNINFISSLGVSYMMLCTENYPSVLAFCFLDELQKEFITTYNMMKTNTAVRPYCFIEFDNFIQRTKQRYNNTRSLSTKMNLADMQTEIKLRPPYQISVSELGSANGFAHFSAVEYKGTGKISAAPHQRLEPVTLPGIVSFVLSLLCGALNLIRGFHAIESLLQNEGEDFSYVIAFFLGTAACLYQCYLFVYYTGWRNAKSFLTFGLICLCNMYLYELRNLWQLFFHVTVGAFSTLQIRLRQPQGKSPDYNV; from the exons ATGTCTATGATTTTGTCTGCCTCTGTGGTCCGTGTGAGGGATGGACTCCCACTGTCTGCATCTACTGATTATGACCAGAGCACGGGAATGCAAGAatgtagaaaatatttcaaaatgctcTCAAAGAAACTTTCTCAGCTTCCCGATAGATGTACTCTGAAAACTGGGCAGTATAATATAAA CTTTATAAGTTCTCTGGGAGTAAGCTATATGATGTTGTGCACTGAAAATTATCCCAGTGTCCTGGCTTTCTGCTTCCTGGATGAGCTTCAGAAAGAGTTCATCACTACCTACAACATGATGAAGACAAATACTGCTGTCAGACCATACTGTTTTATAGAGTTTG ATAATTTCATTCAGAGGACCAAACAGAGATATAACAACACACGTTCTTTGTCAACAAAGATGAATCTTGCTGACATGCAGACAGAAATCAAACTGAGACCACCTTATCAAATTTCTGTGTCAGAACTTGGTTCAGCTAATGGGTTCGCACATTTTTCTGCGGTGGAATATAAGGGTACTGGTAAGATATCTGCAG CTCCTCATCAGCGTCTGGAACCTGTGACTCTGCCAGGGATTGTCTCATTTGTGCTTAGTCTGTTATGTGGGGCTTTGAATTTAATTCGTGGCTTTCATGCCATAGAAAGTCTTCTCCAG AATGAAGGTGAAGATTTCAGTTATgttattgcattttttcttgGAACAGCAGCCTGTTTGTACCAG tGTTACCTGTTTGTATACTACACCGGCTGGAGAAATGCCAAATCCTTCCTGACTTTTGGGCTAATTTGCCTGTGTAACATGTATCTGTATGAACTGCGCAACCTGTGGCAGCTCTTCTTTCATGTGACTGTGGGAGCATTTTCTACCTTACAAATTCGACTGCGACAACCACAGGGAAAGTCCCCTGATTACAATGTGTGA